Within the [Enterobacter] lignolyticus SCF1 genome, the region GGAGATCAGCAGGATATACGGAAACGTAATGCGCAGCAGCTGCGACGTCAGGGCGAACTTATCGGCGGTATCGGCAAACCCCGGCGCCGTAATGGTTATCACCCATGGCGCGGCGATCATGCCGAGCACGGTAACGACCGCCAGCGCCAGCGTCAGCAGACCGGAGACGTAGGAAATAAATACACGGGTGGCGTCATCGCCCTGCTTGCTTTTATATTCAGCAAGGATCGGTACAAACGCCTGCGAAAAGGCGCCTTCGGCAAAAATACGGCGCAGCAGGTTCGGCAGCTTGAAGGCGACAAAAAAAGCATCCGTCGCCATGCCCGCGCCAAAAACGCGCGCCACAATCGCGTCGCGCGCAAATCCCAGTACGCGGGAAAACATCGTCATCGAGCTGACGGCCGCCAGCGATTTTAATAGGTTCATTGCAGTGTAATTCCACAACCCTGGAACAAAACGCCTGCAGAGCAGGCGCGGAAAAGTGGCGATAGTCTACCTGGATTGCCGGCAATTACTACTGTCAGATGTTACAGGCTCTTACTCGCTCATCGCCTCTTGCCAGAGCCGCTCCACAATCCGCTGCGCCATGATGGCCTGTTCGCCGCTGGTTTGTGGAACTGTCTGATTTTGCACGCATTCAATGAAGTGCCGCGCGCAGCCGGCAAAACCACGCTGCTCAAGCGTGCTTTGCCATCCGGGCGCCGGGCGGTTGACGACGCCAGCGCCGCGTTCTTCCCGCCAGTCGCGCATATCAGTGATATCGATAAGCCCGCCGTCGGTGACCGCCTGAACCCATTCCCGCTGGCTTCCGGCGCGACGGTGCATACTGGTCGTCACCTGCAGCTGCGGCAGGCTGAAGTGATGCTCGGCGTACAGCATTTCGCCAAGATCCGTGGTTTGCAGCGTACCGCCGCTGAGTTTCCCCTGCTCCCCCGCCAGCCACAGCGCGGTATCGACCACGTGCAGATAGTCGTCGAGCAGCGTAAAGTGCAGATCCTGCGGCCCAACGCTGTTGGTGCGGTGTTTATCCATCCGCAGCGACGCGCACGCCGCAAGGTTCGCTTTAAGCTCGCGGTATAGCGGCGCAAAACGGCGGTTAAACCCGACCATCAGGGTCAGCTTTTTCTTTTCCGCCAGCTCGAGAAGGCGGACGGCGTCGCTGAGCTTTTCCGCCAGCGGTTTGTCCACGCAGACGTGAACCCCCGCGTTCAGCAGCTCGCTCACCACCGAAAAATGGGAGGCCGTCGCGCTGTGCACGAAAACCGCGTCGCACTGTCCCGCCAGGTGCGTTAGCGAGCTGGCCAGCGGTATGCGCCAGGTCTCGCACACCCGCTGCGCCTTTTCCGTTCCCGGGGACCATGCCGCCTGCAGCGTCCAGTCGCTCGCGGCACCCAGCACCGGCAGCCAGGCCTTCTGCGCAATCCCGCCAAGCCCGACCACGCCAACCTTCAGTTTCGCGGCCATGGTCAGTCTCCCAGATGCGCGAGTAAAGCGTCCAGACGCAGCTTAAGCTCGGCAACCTCGTCTTCGAGCGCCTCGACGCGGGCGGTCAGAGCGTCTGGCGCAGCGGTCTGCGCTTCAGCCGAGGCCGCAATAGCGTCCATATCATCGCCGCTGAACAGGTGCATATAGCGGCTCTCGCGCTTGCCGGGCTCGCGCGCCAGACGGACAACAAACGGCCCGTCTTCACGGCCGGCAAGGCGCTCCAGGGTATTTTCCACCTCGGCCATATCGGCAAATTCATGCATGCGCTGGGCGCGGCTGCGAAGCTCGCCCGGCGTCTGCGCGCCGCGCAGCAGCAGCGTCGTCACCAGCGCGACCTCCGCCGACGAGAATTTCAGGTTGCCGAACTCGGAGTTGCAAAAACGCTGTTCGTATTTGGTCACCCGATTGCCAAAGCCGCTTACGGTGCGCAGATAGTGACGCTTAACCAGCTCGTCCAGCACATCCTGAACCTCGCTTTCGCTTAATGACATCACCGGTTCACGATTGGTTTTTTGGTTGCAGGCGGTGACGCAGGCGTTCACGGAGAGCGGATACTGTTCCGGGGTCGTCACCTGCTTTTCCAGCAGGCAACCGATGATGCGCGCTTCATGCGCGGTGAGCTGATATTTCATGGAGTCTCCTTAGCGGCCTGCCGTCCACTCGCGGGTGGTCAGCGCCGTCAATACATGATCCCGCCATTGTCCATCAATAAGCAGGTAATCTTTGGCATAACCTTCTTTTTCAAACCCCAGTCGGGCGAGCAGGTCGCCGCTGCGTTTATTGTGTGGCATGTAGTTTGCCATAATTCGGTGAATATGCTGTGAACGCTGCATATAGCGGATGGCCGACGTCAGCGCTTCGAACATCAGCCCCTGCCCCTGCCATTTTTCCCCCAGCGAGTAGCCCAGGTAGCAGGCATGAAAAGAGCCTCTGACGACATTTGAGAAATTGGCGACGCCGATGATTTCTTTTTCATCCGGGTCGAGCAGCGCGAAGTAGAACGCCGAACCCTGCTTATGGAATTCATTGATCATCGAAAGCCTTGCCTGCCAGCCAGACGGATAGCAGTGGCTGTCGTCGCGCACCGGCTCCCACGGCTTTAAAAATGCTTTATTTTCGGCGTAGTAATCCGCAAGGCGCCACGCGTCCCGGTCATGGACCAGGCGCACCACCAGACGGTCTGTCGTCAAGCGTACTTTCGGCACGTTACTGCGATAGCCAAACATCTTCCCCACTCCTATAGCCTACGATGACCGCGGTTATCTCTACTATACCTGTCCGTTACCGCTCTGTGAAAACAGCAACATACGTTTTTTCTGCGCCAGTTCTGTTTTTCGATAAATACACTCTATCAAAGTTGTATTTTGATAAAAAAATATTGTCGCACGCCGGTCAGGAAAATCACTATTCAGGCAGTAGAATGTGACTTCACACCGCTTTATTTCCCGGGAGGGGAAATGTCCCGCATATCGCAGGCCAGAAGCCTGGGTAAATATTTTCTTCTCGTCGATAACATGCTGGTCGTGCTCGGCTTTTTCGTTGTGTTTCCGCTTATCTCAATCCGATTTGTCGATCAGATGGGCTGGGCGGCATTAATGGTGGGTATCGCGCTCGGCCTGCGGCAGCTTGTTCAGCAGGGTCTGGGGATTTTTGGCGGCGCGATCGCCGACCGGTTTGGCGCCAAACCGATGATCGTCACCGGCATGCTGATGCGCGCGGGAGGGTTTGCCGCGATGGCCGTTGCCCATGAGCCCTGGGTGCTCTGGCTCTCCTGTTTTCTCTCCGGGCTTGGCGGCACGCTGTTTGACCCGCCGCGAGCGGCGCTGGTGGTCAAACTGGTCCGTCCCCACCAGCGCGGCCGCTTCTTTTCCATCCTGATGATGCAGGACAGCGCCGGCGCGGTAATCGGCGCCCTGCTCGGCAGCTGGCTGCTGCAGTACGATTTTCGTCTGGTGTGCAGCGCCGGCGCGGTGCTGTTTATCCTGTGCGCCGCGTTTAACGCCTGGTATCTGCCCGCCTGGAAGCTCTCTACGGTGAGAATTCCGGTGCGCGAAGGTCTGTCGCGGGTGCTGGGCGATAAGCGCTTCGTCACCTATGTGCTGACGCTGACCGGCTACTACATGCTGGCGGTACAGGTGATGCTGATGCTGCCGATCATGGTTAACGACATCGCGGGCTCTCCTGCGGCGGTGAAATGGATGTACGCCATTGAGGCCGCGCTGTCGCTCACCCTGCTTTACCCTATCGCCCGCTGGAGCGAAAAACGCTTCCGCCTTGAGCACCGCCTGATGGCCGGTTTGCTGGTGATGACCGTCTCAATGATGCCGATTGGCCTCACCAGCAATCTGTCGCAGCTGTTTACGCTTATCTGCACCTTCTATATTGGTTCCATTATCGCCGAGCCCGCCCGCGAAACGCTCAGCGCCCAACTGGCCGACGCCCGCGCGCGCGGCAGCTATATGGGCTTTAGCCGCCTTGGCCTGGCCTTCGGCGGCGCGCTCGGCTACGCCGGCGGCGGCTGGCTGTTTGACGCCGGTAAAGCGATGGACCAGCCGGAGCTGCCGTGGGCGATGCTGGCGATTATCGGCTTTCTTACCGTCCTGGCGCTGTGGTGGCAGTTTAGCCAGAAGCGCGCCGCCTCCCGGATGCTGGAACCCCGTCTCTGAGGTTGCAGCGGCTAGCGCCGGAACCGACGGCATCTGTCGCCGGCTCCGGCAAATTCAGCCTATTCTGCTGGCACGCAATGTGCTGACAGGGCATGCTGCTTTGTGTCAGGATGAGGTCCTGGCATCATGTTAAGGAACCCCATGAAGAAGATTTTATTTGCTGCCGCGCTGATGGTGAGCGGCCTGCTGGCTGGTTGCAATCAGCTTACCCAGTACTCCATCAGCGAACAGGAGATCAATCAGGCGCTGCAAAAGCACAATAACTTCGCAAAAGATATTGGCCTGCCGGGCGTTGCTGATGCGCACATCGTTCTGACCAACCTCTCCAGCGCCATTGGCCGCGAGGAACCGAACAAGGTCACGCTGACGGGCCAGGCGAATCTGGACATGAACTCGCTGTTCGGCAGCCAGAAAGCCACTATCGACCTGAAGCTCAAAGCGCTGCCGGTGTTCAATAAAGAAAAAGGCGCGATATTCCTGCAGGAAATGGAGGTGGTTGACGCAAAAGTGCAGCCGGAGAAAATGCAGTCGGTGGTGCAAACCCTGCTGCCCTATCTGAACCAGTCGCTGCGTAACTACTTCAACCAGCAGCCGGCCTATATCCTGCGCGAAGACGCCAGCAAAGGCGAAGCGCTGGCGAAGAAGTTCGCCAAGGGCATCGAAGTGAAGCCCGGGGAAATCGTTATCCCCCTGACCGATTAACCTGACGGGCGCAAAAGCGCCCGTTTTTTTACGGAAAAGGATGCAAAGGAAAACGTTTCCGCTTATCCTTAGTGCCCGGCAAAAAACAGCCTTTCTCAACCAGCCGGAGCCTTCCCATGACAGCACAACCCCAGGTACTGAAAATCCGCCGCCCCGACGACTGGCATATCCATCTGCGCGATGGCGATATGCTGAAAACCGTCGTGCCCTATACCAGCGAGCTGTATGGCCGGGCGATCGTGATGCCGAATCTGGTGCCGCCTGTCACAACGGTTGACGCCGCCATCGCCTATCGTCAGCGTATTCTCGACGCCGTGCCGCAGGGCCACGACTTCACGCCGCTGATGACCTGCTACCTGACCGATACGCTGAACCCGGATGAACTGGAGCGCGGTTTTCGCGAAGGCGTCTTTACCGCAGCGAAGCTTTATCCGGCCAATGCCACCACCAACTCCAGCCACGGCGTAACCAGTATTGACGCCATTATGCCGGTGCTTGAGCGCATGGAAAAACTGGGCATGCCGCTGCTGGTGCACGGTGAGGTCACCCACGCGGAGATCGATATTTTCGACCGCGAAGCGCGTTTTATCGACAGCGTCATGGCGCCGATGCGCAAACGCCTCCCGGCGCTGAAAGTGGTGTTTGAGCACATCACCACCAAAGATGCCGCCGATTACGTCCGCGAAGGAAACGAACGTCTCGCCGCGACGATCACCCCTCAGCACCTGATGTTTAACCGCAACCATATGCTGGTCGGCGGCGTACGCCCGCACCTGTACTGCCTGCCGATTCTGAAACGCAACGTGCACCAGCAGGCGCTGCGCGAGCTGGTCGCCAGCGGTTTTGACCGCGTATTCCTCGGCACGGATTCCGCCCCGCACGCCCGTCACCGTAAAGAGGCCAGCTGCGGCTGCGCCGGCTGTTTCAACGCCCCTACCGCGCTCGGCAGCTACGCGACCGTGTTTGAGGAGATGAACGCCCTGGAGCACTTCGAAGCGTTTTGCTCGCTCAACGGCCCGCGTTTTTACGACCTGCCGGTTAACGACAGCTGGGTCGAGCTTGAGCGTAAAGAGAGTCAGGTGGCGGAGAGCATCGCGCTGAGCGACGATACGCTGATTCCGTTCCTGGCCGGTGAAACCGTACGCTGGCGCGTAAAACGCTAAAAAAACCGCTGCCCCCTGTTGCCAGCTGATAAATTTAACTGTATAAATATCCAGTATAATTCACAGGGGGCAAACTATGCGTATCGAAGTCACTATTGCCAAAACTACCGCGTTACCCGCTGGCGCCATTGATGCGCTGGCGAACGAACTTTCCCGCCGCATTAACAACCACTTCCCGGAACAGGACGGCCAGGTCACGGTACGCTATGCGTCCGCCAACAACCTGTCGGTCATCGGCGGGGCCAAAGAAGATAAAGACCGCATCAGCGAGATCCTCCAGGAGACCTGGGAAAGCGCTGACGACTGGTTTATCACTGATTAAATTTTGCTCCCTCATTGCGTTACTTTTTGCCGGGTCGCCCCGGCTTTTTTCATTTCCCCTGCTCTATTTTTGACCGTTTCTTCATCCATCAATGACATAGTTTAAAAATGACAAACGGTTTGCTGATTTATTGTCCAAAAGAACAATATTCTCTGAAAAAGAGGTTGCAAGGCATTTAAAAATTCGAATATGTTCTTAAGTGTTGATATAATTAACGTGCTTAACTAAAACATGCATTAAACCTCGAGAACCGTTGTCTTTTAACACGTATATAAGGGGTTATGATGGAAAAGAATAATGAAGTCATCCAGACCCACCCCCTCGTAGGATGGGACATCAGCACCGTTGATAGTTATGATGCGCTGATGCTGCGTTTGCACTACCAGAACCCCACTCAGACAAGCAACAACGAAGCCGAGATAGGTCAGACGTTATGGTTAACGACTGACGTCGCCCGCCAGTTTATTTCTATTTTAGAAGCGGGCATCGCCAAAATTGAATCTGGCGACTACCAGGAAGAAGAGTATCGCAGGCATTAAGAATAATGCTTAATATTCAACCTACCGACAGGCACCCCATGGGTGCCTTTATTATTTGCTCCTTGTCACGCCCGGATGGATTAATTACTCTGCATATCAAAGAAGAAGCGCAGAGAGATCCCATGAAATACGACCTGATTATCCTCGGCAGCGGCTCGGTCGGGGCCGCTGCCGGTTACTATGCCGCGCGCGCCGGACTGTCGGTGCTGATGACCGATGCGCATATGCCGCCACACAGCGACGGCAGCCATCACGGTGATACCCGCCTGATGCGTCACGCCTACGGTGAAGGCGAAAAATATGTGCCGCTGGTGCTGCGCGCGCAGGCGCTGTGGGATGAGCTGGCGGCCCTGAGCGGCGAAGAGATATTCGAACGCAGCGGCGTTATTAATTTCGGCCCCGCCTCTTCCGCCTTCCTCGCCAACGTAGCCCGCAGCGCCGCGCAGTTTGGCCTGGAGGTTGAAGCGCTGGACGCGCAGACCATCATGTCCCGCTGGCCGGAGATCCGCGTACCGGACGACTATCAGGGGCTGTTCGAACCCGCCTCCGGGGTCTTAAAAAGCGAACTGGCGATTAAAACCTGGATACGTCTGGCGAAAGATGCGGGCTGCGCCCAGCTCTTTAACTGTCCGGTCACCGCCATTCATCACGACGCAGACGGCGTCACGCTCGAAACGGCGGATGGCGATTATCGCGGCGCAAAGCTTGTGGTCAGCGCGGGCACCTGGGTGACAAAACTGCTGCCCGACCTGCCGGTACAGCCGGTACGTAAAGTTTTTGCCTGGTTTCAGGCCGACGGCCGCTACAGCCGCAAGAACCGTTTCCCGGCCTTTACCGGCGAAATGCCCAACGGCGACCATTATTATGGTTTCCCGGCCGACGATAACGAGCTCAAAATAGGCAAGCATAACGGTGGGCAACTCATCAGTTCCCCTCAGGAGCGCAAACCGTTCGGCGCGGTAGCAACGGATGGCTCCGAAGCGTTCAGCTTTCTGCGCTACGTGCTGCCGGGCATTGGCGGCTGCCTGCACGGCGCGTCCTGTACCTATGATAACTCGCCGGACGAGGACTTTATTATCGACACCCTGCCCGCGCACCCACAGACGCTGGTCATCACCGGGCTGAGCGGCCACGGTTTTAAGTTTGCGCCGGTGCTGGGCGAAATCGCCGTCGATTTTGCGCTTGGCAACGCGTCTGACTTTGATCTGTCTCCGTTCCGCCTGGCGCGATTTCAGGGGTAAAGGCGATAAAAAAACCCGGCGCCATTACAGGGGGCCGGGTTTCACATTAGCGAGAACGCGATGAGACGTATCTTTTTCTATTTGATCAACAATATTCGGGAACACTTCATGCTGTATCTGGCACTGTGGCTCCTGCTGGCGTTAATCGATCTTATCTACATCTTCTTCCTCTGAACCGCTTCAGGCGCTTACTCCGGATCGGGGATGCCAGGGCGGATATTCAGACGCCCGCGAGACTTATTAAAAATCTTGTTGCCGTTTTCACGCCCGGCGCGACGACGGCGCTGCTCCTCTTCCGGTAGCGCGCTCTCTTCCTGGCACGGTTCGCTGCAGCAGCCCTGATACTTCTCGGCGCAGGCCGGGCACTGAATGAACAGCAGGTGGCAGCCGTCGTTTTTGCAGTTGGTATGGGTATCGCACGGCGTACCGCACTGATGGCAGTGGGCAATCACGTCTTCGGAAATCCGCTCGCCCATCCGCTCATCAAACACAAAGTTTTTACCGATAAAGCGCACCGGCAGCCCCTGTTCACGGGCCCGGCGGGCATATTCGATAATACCGCCCTCAATATGCCAGACCTTATTAAAGCCCTTATGCTTCATCCAGGCGCTGGCTTTTTCACAGCGAATACCGCCGGTGCAGTACATGACAATCTTTTTGTCTTTGTGCGCTTCCATCATTTCGACGGCTTTCGGCAGCTGATCGCGAAACGTATCCGCCGGGATCTCCAGCGCATTTTCAAAATGCCCCACCTCGTACTCGTAGTGGTTACGCATATCGATAAACACTGCGTCAGGATCGTCCAGCATGGCGTTTACTTCCGCGGCCTTGAGATACTCGCCAACGTTGCTGGCGTCAAAGGTCGGGTCGTCAATGCCGTCCGCCACAATGCGATCGCGAACCTTCATGCGCAGCACCCAGAACGATTTACCGTCGTCGTCCAGCGCAATATTGAGGCGCAGATTGTTCAGCGCGGGATCAAAGCTGTAGAGAAACTCGCGAAACGCCCCGACGCGGCTTTGCGGTACGCTGATTTGCGCGTTGATGCCCTCATGGGCAAGATAAACGCGGCCAAATACCGCCAGCCGGGAAAACCCCTGGTACAGCGCGTCGCGGGTGGCCTTCGGATCGACGATGGTGAAATATTTATAGAATGAGATAGTCGTGCGCGGCTCGGTTTCCGCCAGCAGCTGCGCCTTCAATTGCTCATTCGAGATTCGGTTATGCAACACTGGCATGGTGTCTGATTCCTGCAATCTTTACTGAGTGGGATAAACGGGCGGCATGATATAGCAAGTGTTGCACATTTACATCCACACTTTTTGCGCTACATTTCACCCATCTAAAACAGGTAAAATCAACATTTGCTGCGAATTCAGTCACTTTTCGTGGGTGAATTTGGGCTGACGAAAAAAAAATGCGACAATAAAAGCAATTGATTGAATTGACAGGAATGAGATGACCCATTTACCAAAATTTTCTGCCGCCCTGCTGCATCCGCGTCACTGGCTGACGTGGATTGGGATCGGCGCATTATGGCTTATTGTTCAACTCCCCTATTCGGTTATCTACCGCCTCGGTACCGGGCTTGGGCGTCTGTCATTGCTGCTGATGAAGCGGCGCGCAGAAATCGCGTATCGCAACCTTGAGCTGTGCTTTCCGCAGATGAGCGCAGCGCAGCGTCATGAGATGGTGGTGAAAAACTTTGAATCCGTCGGCATGGGGCTGATGGAGACCGGCATGGCGTGGTTCTGGTCAAACCGCCGGGTCGCCCGCTGGTCGCAAACGCAGGGGATTGCGCCGGTAAAAGCGCTGCTGGAGCAACAGCAGGGGATCCTGCTTATCGGCGTGCATTTTCTCACGCTGGAGCTGGGCGCGCGCATCTTTGGCATGTCTACCCCCGGCATTGGCGTCTATCGCCCAAACGATAATCCGCTGCTGGACTGGCTGCAGACCTGGGGGCGTTTGCGCTCCAACAAAACCATGCTCGACCGTAAAGACCTGAAAGGAATGATTCGCGCGCTAAAAAGCGGCGAAATTATCTGGTATGCCCCGGACCACGACTACGGCCCGCGCAACAGCGTCTTTGTCCCCTTCTTCGCCGTCGAGCAGGCCGCCACGACCTCCGGGACCTGGATGCTGGAAAAGATGTCGAAAGCGCATGTTGTGCCTTTCGTGCCGCGCCGCAAGCCCGATGGCCAGGGGTACGATCTTATCGTGCTGCCGCCGGAAGATAACCCGCCGCTTGAGAGCGCGGAAGCCACCGCCGCGTGGATGAATAAGATTGTCGAAAAATGCATTCTGATGGCGCCGGAGCAATATATGTGGCTGCATCGCCGCTTCAAAACGTGCCCGGACGGCGTTCCCTCCCGCTACTGACGCGATAGCCCCTTTAACGAGGGGCTTTTTTTTGAAACTCAGGTTCATTATTTGATATTTCGGGCCATACGTCATTGCAGTAACCATTTCGCAGGCGCATAATTAGCAGGCTAATACCTGTTTCTTTTATGCCGAATCACTGCCCGGAACCCTATGTACTCCTCAGATGCGCCCATAAACTGGAAACGTAATCTCACGATAACCTGGATCGGCTGTTTTTTAACCGGCGCCGCATTCAGCCTGGTGATGCCCTTCCTGCCCCTGTACGTTGAAAGCCTGGGGGTAACGGGCCACAGCGCGCTCAATATGTGGTCGGGGCTGGTGTTCAGCATCACATTTTTGTTTTCCGCCATCGCGTCGCCTTTCTGGGGCGGGCTGGCGGATCGCAAAGGCCGTAAGATTATGTTGCTGCGCTCTGCGCTGGGAATGGCCATCGTCATGCTGCTGATGGGCCTGGCGCAAAACATCTGGCAGTTTCTCATTCTGCGGGCATTGCTGGGGCTGCTCGGCGGTTTTATTCCCAACGCCAACGCCCTTATCGCGACCCAGATCCCGCGTCATAAAAGCGGCTGGGCGCTGGGTACGCTCTCCACCGGCGGGGTCAGCGGCGCGCTGCTCGGTCCGCTCGTCGGCGGCGTGCTGGCCGATAGCTACGGCCTGCGCCCGGTATTCTTTATGACCGCCAGCGTACTTTTCCTCTGCTTCCTGCTGACGCTGCTGTTTATCCGCGAGCAGTTCCAGCCGGTAGCGAAAAAAGAGATGCTTCACGCCAGAGAGGTTATCGCCTCGCTGAAAAGTCCAAAGCTGGTGCTGAGCCTGTTTGTTACCACCCTGATCATTCAGGTTGCTACTGGTTCTATCGCGCCCATTTTGACGCTGTACGTGCGCGATCTGGCGGGGAACGTGGCAAATATTGCCTTTATCAGCGGCATGATTGCCTCCGTACCCGGCGTCGCCGCGCTGATCAGCGCCCCGCGTCTGGGTAAGCTTGGCGACCGTATCGGGCCGGAAAAGATCCTGATTGCGGCGCTTGTCATCTCTGTACTGCTGCTCATCCCGATGTCCTTTGTCCAGACGCCCTGGCAGCTTGGCCTGCTGCGTTTTCTGCTTGGCGCCGCCGACGGCGCCCTGCTCCCCGCCGTACAGACGCTGCTGGTGTATAACGCCACGAACCAGATAGCCGGCCGCGTCTTCAGCTATAACCAGTCGTTTCGCGATATCGGCAACGTCACGGGTCCGCTCATCGGCGCCTCGGTTTCCGCTAACTACGGTTTTCGCGCCGTGTTCCTGGTCACCGCCATGGTCGTGCTGTTCAATGCCGTCTATACCGGCCTTAGCCTGCGCCGGACCGGCGCAACGGCGCTGCCCGCCCAGGACGTTGAAAAGGACGACACCTCGCTGGTGCGCTAAGCCTTATCCGGCGGTTTCTCATTCAAGATGATGATTTTTATTCCTTCGCCCTTACAGCGCGGAATCTTCAGCTATTCTTTTCCTGAATATCACGTCCACTTGCTGGGAGAAAGAGATGACTATGTACGCCACCCTTGATGAAGCCATCGATGCAGCACGTGAAGAGTTTCTTGCCGACGCCCCGGAGCCGGAAGGTGATTCCCCCGCGGTTAATCAGCTAAACATTCAGAAGTACATTCTCCAGGACGGCGATATTATGTGGCAGGCCGAATTTTTTGCCGAAGAGGGCGAAGAGGGGGAATGCCTTCCCGTCCTCAGCGGTGAAGCCGCTCAGAGCGTCTTTGACGGTGATTTCGACGAGATCGAGCTAAGCCAGGAGTGGCTTGAAGAAAATACGCTGCATGAATGGGACGAAGGCGAGTTTCAGCTTGAGCCGCCGCTGGACAGCGAAGAAGGCCAGACCGCGGCGGATGAGTGGGATGAGCGCTAAATTCGCTATTCGTACGGCCCGTGATGCGCATCGAGCGGCAGCAGCAGGGTATCGAAGACCAGCGAGAACGGCAGATCGAGAATGGTGAGATAACGCCAGGCGGAATCCCGGACATCCCACTGCACGCCGGGGTAATACTGATTGCCATGCCCCTGCCCCGGGATGGTCCGGCTAATGACGCTGCCGCATCCGCTGAGCAGCAGCACCATCAGGCTCACCGCAAGTAATTTCACACTACACCTCAACGCGATTATCAGACGGTGAAAAAAATACCGGCCAATGACCGGTATTTTATTTTGCTGTACGGCTTACTTAACTTTCAACGCCAGCGGCGCAATTGTCGAGTAGTGGCTTACCCAGGAGGAGTATTTCTCCGGTGCCGCCCAGACGCGATAGTGCATTCGCGCCATCGTCACCGGGTCGCTCAACAGCACCAGACGGCGGTCGCGGTTAAGCTTATCCGGCGTCTCGTTCAGCGCCTGCTCCACATGGCGATCGCGGGCGATTTCCAGCACCTTGCTCTCACGGTGGCGTGCCGTTGCCATGGCGGTCGCCAGCGCGTTGAACGATGGGTTAAACACGGCGTGCATAAAGCCGTTTTCCAGCGTACGGTTACGGTTCATTTCCAGATACGCATCGGTATCCTTCAGCACCTGCGGCGGCGAATACTCTTCCGGGATCAGGAACAGTTTCCAGCGCTTGGTGCGCAGACCGATCGTCGCGCGGCTGGAGATAACCGACACAAACGGCGACAGAATCAGCGAGAACACGATAGGTGCCAGCCAGAACAGGAAGCGCAGGTCCAGCCACGCCATGCCGACCGCCCACACCAGACCTAACAGCAGCTGTGAGCCGTGACGCATAAACGCTTCGCCCCAGGGGGTTGAGTCGTCATCGCGCTGCGGCGAGTTCCAGACCACTTCCCAGCCAAGGAACGCGCTCACCACGAACACGGTGTGGAACAGCATACGCACCGGCGCCAGCAGCACGGAGAACAGCACCTCCAGCAGCAGCGATACCGTTACGCGGCAGAAGCCGCCGTACTCTTTTGACCCCTTGCACCAGACCAGAATAATGCTGAGCAGCTTCGGCAGGAACAGCAGCACCATGGTTGACGCAAACAGCGCAATCGC harbors:
- a CDS encoding lipoprotein, whose product is MKKILFAAALMVSGLLAGCNQLTQYSISEQEINQALQKHNNFAKDIGLPGVADAHIVLTNLSSAIGREEPNKVTLTGQANLDMNSLFGSQKATIDLKLKALPVFNKEKGAIFLQEMEVVDAKVQPEKMQSVVQTLLPYLNQSLRNYFNQQPAYILREDASKGEALAKKFAKGIEVKPGEIVIPLTD
- the dinI gene encoding DNA damage-inducible protein I, translated to MRIEVTIAKTTALPAGAIDALANELSRRINNHFPEQDGQVTVRYASANNLSVIGGAKEDKDRISEILQETWESADDWFITD
- the pyrC gene encoding dihydroorotase, producing MTAQPQVLKIRRPDDWHIHLRDGDMLKTVVPYTSELYGRAIVMPNLVPPVTTVDAAIAYRQRILDAVPQGHDFTPLMTCYLTDTLNPDELERGFREGVFTAAKLYPANATTNSSHGVTSIDAIMPVLERMEKLGMPLLVHGEVTHAEIDIFDREARFIDSVMAPMRKRLPALKVVFEHITTKDAADYVREGNERLAATITPQHLMFNRNHMLVGGVRPHLYCLPILKRNVHQQALRELVASGFDRVFLGTDSAPHARHRKEASCGCAGCFNAPTALGSYATVFEEMNALEHFEAFCSLNGPRFYDLPVNDSWVELERKESQVAESIALSDDTLIPFLAGETVRWRVKR
- a CDS encoding YceH family protein, which encodes MKYQLTAHEARIIGCLLEKQVTTPEQYPLSVNACVTACNQKTNREPVMSLSESEVQDVLDELVKRHYLRTVSGFGNRVTKYEQRFCNSEFGNLKFSSAEVALVTTLLLRGAQTPGELRSRAQRMHEFADMAEVENTLERLAGREDGPFVVRLAREPGKRESRYMHLFSGDDMDAIAASAEAQTAAPDALTARVEALEDEVAELKLRLDALLAHLGD
- the mdtH gene encoding multidrug efflux MFS transporter MdtH, yielding MSRISQARSLGKYFLLVDNMLVVLGFFVVFPLISIRFVDQMGWAALMVGIALGLRQLVQQGLGIFGGAIADRFGAKPMIVTGMLMRAGGFAAMAVAHEPWVLWLSCFLSGLGGTLFDPPRAALVVKLVRPHQRGRFFSILMMQDSAGAVIGALLGSWLLQYDFRLVCSAGAVLFILCAAFNAWYLPAWKLSTVRIPVREGLSRVLGDKRFVTYVLTLTGYYMLAVQVMLMLPIMVNDIAGSPAAVKWMYAIEAALSLTLLYPIARWSEKRFRLEHRLMAGLLVMTVSMMPIGLTSNLSQLFTLICTFYIGSIIAEPARETLSAQLADARARGSYMGFSRLGLAFGGALGYAGGGWLFDAGKAMDQPELPWAMLAIIGFLTVLALWWQFSQKRAASRMLEPRL
- the bssS gene encoding biofilm formation regulator BssS; this translates as MEKNNEVIQTHPLVGWDISTVDSYDALMLRLHYQNPTQTSNNEAEIGQTLWLTTDVARQFISILEAGIAKIESGDYQEEEYRRH
- the rimJ gene encoding ribosomal protein S5-alanine N-acetyltransferase encodes the protein MFGYRSNVPKVRLTTDRLVVRLVHDRDAWRLADYYAENKAFLKPWEPVRDDSHCYPSGWQARLSMINEFHKQGSAFYFALLDPDEKEIIGVANFSNVVRGSFHACYLGYSLGEKWQGQGLMFEALTSAIRYMQRSQHIHRIMANYMPHNKRSGDLLARLGFEKEGYAKDYLLIDGQWRDHVLTALTTREWTAGR
- a CDS encoding Gfo/Idh/MocA family protein, with protein sequence MAAKLKVGVVGLGGIAQKAWLPVLGAASDWTLQAAWSPGTEKAQRVCETWRIPLASSLTHLAGQCDAVFVHSATASHFSVVSELLNAGVHVCVDKPLAEKLSDAVRLLELAEKKKLTLMVGFNRRFAPLYRELKANLAACASLRMDKHRTNSVGPQDLHFTLLDDYLHVVDTALWLAGEQGKLSGGTLQTTDLGEMLYAEHHFSLPQLQVTTSMHRRAGSQREWVQAVTDGGLIDITDMRDWREERGAGVVNRPAPGWQSTLEQRGFAGCARHFIECVQNQTVPQTSGEQAIMAQRIVERLWQEAMSE